Proteins found in one Abyssibius alkaniclasticus genomic segment:
- a CDS encoding VWA domain-containing protein — MFIRILTAISLGHMAFSALPAQAQTPGAQAPDTIVVLDVSNSMWGQIDGVSKIEIAREVIGDLVTELPQSSRIGLVAYGHREKASCTDIETVLPVGPLDAAEFSAAVNALVPRGRTPLTDAVRHAAREMGWQDRPARIILVSDGLESCEADPCALARELEDAGVDFTAHVVGFDVAGIDDQTQLSCLADITGGQYLTASNADELLSALQTVSEPVAEPVAAPVFMDLVAVDSAGNLVSDAGIRWTLIDMASENALLSAQPGSSVRSELPDGNYLARAELNGQSGVLEFAYTVEGDAQRFEVMLSDAVTLEADSPVAPGAAVPVTWTGPDANGDYLAIAPLGSDVSAVESYVRTVDGSPAAMVAPLVAGAYEIRYVSATRNEVLAAIPLVVDVAEVRLSAPDEVVASSGILVDWEGLNLPGDAIILTPRDGAAASAVAQIRTSEGNPALLTAPAEPGNYTLHYLDNAGVIQASRDIAVIIPATLAAPPVVVAGSEFAVDWTGPDTRNDFITIVALGADDDAGGNYAYTRDGNPASVRAPDQPGAYELRYLTGGERAVIATLPITVSEAQATLEAAPVVAAGSEVQVTWTGPDNRNDFISVVPVGTPEGEFDNYSYTREGNPLTLTMPEAEGAFELRYITGQDRKTLASLPITLEANAVTLNAAPVAPAGSEIQVTWEGPDNRNDFISVVPVGTPEGEFDNYTYTREGNPLTLTLPVDPGSYELRYITGQDRKTLASLPLTIEATPASLAAEAVANAGSDIEVTWEGPDNRNDFITIVAQGAPEGANDNYTYTREGNPLAVRSPDAAGAYEIRYLTGQDRKTLASIPLTLVSVETTLSAMPSAVAGAYIEVTWTGPDNHNDYLTIVPVGTDEGVTGNYTYTREGNPIAVQSSDYPGAYEIRYVSGQSRETRATLPLTLTAAQVRLSPPPSGGAGARVEIAWEGPDNRNDAIVVVPVGADEDDFGAYAYTRSGNPAEVKLPAEVGSYEVRYLSGQSRIVLASVPFRVTDTPITMAIADDLIAGSDASITFTGPMLSNDYLTIVPVGTADGVFTQYYYTEQGSPGLLTLPDVPGSYELRYVSGSTAETLSRQVIEVFAVDIYLEAPETAAAGSSLQVLWDGPDNMQDFITIVQVGAAEGSYIDYFYTEGDSPATLTVPDTPGAYEIRYVSGQTGATMGSRPLAVE, encoded by the coding sequence ATGTTTATTCGCATTCTGACCGCCATTTCCCTTGGCCATATGGCCTTTTCCGCCCTTCCCGCCCAGGCACAAACACCCGGCGCGCAGGCGCCCGATACGATTGTGGTGCTTGATGTCTCCAACTCCATGTGGGGGCAAATTGACGGCGTTTCGAAAATTGAGATCGCGCGCGAGGTGATCGGCGATCTGGTGACGGAACTGCCACAATCGAGCCGTATCGGTCTTGTCGCCTACGGGCATCGCGAAAAGGCAAGCTGCACCGATATTGAAACGGTGCTGCCCGTCGGCCCGCTGGATGCCGCGGAGTTTTCGGCCGCGGTGAATGCGCTTGTGCCGCGCGGCCGCACCCCGCTTACCGATGCTGTGCGCCATGCCGCGCGCGAAATGGGCTGGCAGGACAGGCCGGCGCGGATCATCCTTGTCTCGGACGGGCTGGAAAGCTGCGAGGCCGATCCTTGCGCGCTGGCCCGTGAACTTGAGGATGCGGGCGTTGATTTTACCGCGCATGTTGTGGGTTTTGATGTGGCCGGAATTGACGACCAGACCCAGCTTTCCTGCCTTGCCGACATCACCGGCGGCCAATACCTGACCGCCAGCAATGCCGATGAGCTGCTGAGCGCGCTGCAAACCGTATCCGAACCGGTTGCCGAGCCGGTTGCGGCACCTGTGTTCATGGATCTTGTGGCCGTGGATTCGGCGGGTAACCTGGTCAGCGATGCGGGCATCCGCTGGACGCTGATCGACATGGCAAGCGAAAACGCCCTTCTGTCGGCCCAGCCCGGCAGTTCTGTGCGCAGCGAACTGCCCGATGGCAACTATCTTGCCCGCGCCGAGTTGAACGGCCAGAGCGGCGTGCTGGAATTTGCCTATACGGTTGAAGGCGATGCGCAGCGTTTCGAAGTGATGCTCAGCGATGCGGTCACGCTTGAAGCCGACAGCCCCGTTGCCCCCGGCGCCGCCGTGCCTGTCACCTGGACCGGCCCCGATGCCAATGGCGACTATCTGGCCATTGCGCCCCTTGGTAGCGATGTCAGCGCGGTTGAAAGCTATGTGCGCACGGTAGATGGCAGCCCCGCTGCTATGGTTGCACCGCTTGTCGCGGGCGCTTACGAAATTCGCTATGTTTCGGCCACGCGCAACGAGGTTCTGGCGGCAATTCCGCTTGTGGTCGATGTGGCCGAAGTGCGCCTGTCTGCCCCTGATGAGGTGGTCGCATCCAGCGGCATTCTGGTCGACTGGGAAGGGCTGAACCTGCCGGGCGATGCCATCATTCTGACCCCGCGCGACGGCGCAGCGGCCAGTGCAGTGGCACAGATACGCACATCCGAAGGCAACCCTGCATTGCTGACCGCGCCAGCGGAACCGGGCAATTACACGTTGCACTATCTTGACAATGCCGGTGTCATCCAGGCAAGCCGCGATATTGCGGTGATCATCCCCGCCACGCTTGCCGCCCCGCCGGTTGTGGTGGCTGGCAGCGAATTTGCGGTAGACTGGACAGGGCCGGACACGCGGAATGACTTCATCACCATCGTTGCGCTTGGTGCCGATGATGATGCGGGCGGCAATTACGCCTATACGCGCGACGGCAACCCCGCGTCTGTGCGCGCCCCCGACCAGCCCGGCGCTTACGAGCTGCGCTATCTGACCGGCGGCGAGCGCGCTGTGATTGCCACCCTGCCAATCACCGTCAGCGAGGCGCAAGCCACGCTTGAAGCGGCCCCCGTCGTTGCGGCAGGCTCGGAGGTGCAGGTCACCTGGACAGGGCCGGACAACCGGAACGATTTCATCAGCGTTGTGCCGGTCGGCACGCCTGAAGGCGAGTTTGACAATTACTCTTACACCCGCGAAGGTAACCCGCTGACCCTGACCATGCCGGAAGCCGAGGGCGCGTTCGAGCTGCGCTATATCACCGGGCAAGACCGTAAGACCCTTGCCAGTCTGCCGATCACCCTTGAAGCCAATGCCGTAACGCTGAACGCCGCGCCCGTGGCACCGGCCGGCTCGGAAATTCAGGTGACATGGGAGGGGCCGGACAACCGGAACGATTTCATCAGCGTTGTGCCGGTCGGCACCCCCGAAGGCGAGTTTGACAATTACACCTATACCCGCGAAGGCAACCCGCTGACCCTGACCCTGCCGGTCGATCCGGGCTCATACGAGCTACGCTACATCACCGGGCAAGACCGCAAGACGCTCGCCAGCCTGCCCCTGACAATCGAGGCGACACCAGCCTCGCTTGCGGCCGAAGCCGTGGCCAATGCCGGGTCCGACATCGAGGTTACATGGGAGGGGCCGGACAATCGCAACGATTTTATCACGATTGTTGCGCAGGGCGCCCCCGAAGGTGCCAATGACAATTACACCTATACGCGCGAGGGTAACCCGCTTGCCGTGCGCAGCCCCGATGCCGCGGGCGCCTATGAAATCCGCTATCTGACAGGGCAGGACCGCAAGACATTGGCCAGCATTCCGCTAACGCTTGTTTCGGTTGAAACCACCCTGTCGGCAATGCCGTCTGCCGTGGCCGGCGCGTATATCGAGGTGACATGGACCGGACCGGACAACCACAACGATTATCTGACCATCGTGCCAGTTGGCACGGATGAAGGGGTTACCGGCAATTATACCTATACCCGCGAAGGCAACCCGATTGCGGTGCAATCCTCCGACTATCCCGGCGCTTACGAAATCCGCTATGTCTCCGGGCAGTCGCGCGAAACGCGGGCCACATTGCCGCTGACCCTGACGGCAGCACAGGTGCGCCTGTCGCCCCCGCCAAGCGGCGGGGCGGGGGCGCGGGTTGAAATTGCATGGGAAGGGCCGGATAACCGCAATGACGCCATTGTCGTTGTGCCCGTCGGTGCGGATGAGGATGATTTCGGCGCCTATGCCTATACCCGCAGCGGCAACCCCGCCGAGGTCAAACTCCCCGCCGAGGTTGGCAGCTACGAGGTGCGCTATTTGTCGGGACAGTCGCGCATTGTGCTGGCCTCGGTGCCGTTCCGCGTGACCGATACGCCGATCACGATGGCCATTGCCGATGACCTGATCGCCGGCTCCGATGCCAGCATCACCTTTACCGGCCCGATGCTGTCCAACGACTACCTGACCATCGTGCCCGTTGGCACGGCGGATGGGGTTTTCACGCAGTATTATTATACCGAGCAAGGCTCGCCCGGATTGCTGACCCTGCCCGATGTGCCGGGCTCATACGAGCTGCGCTATGTCTCGGGCTCTACCGCTGAAACCCTGTCGCGGCAGGTGATCGAGGTCTTCGCGGTCGATATTTACCTCGAAGCGCCCGAAACAGCGGCGGCTGGCAGCAGCCTGCAGGTGCTATGGGACGGGCCGGATAATATGCAGGATTTCATCACGATCGTGCAGGTCGGCGCGGCTGAAGGCAGCTATATCGACTATTTCTATACCGAGGGTGACAGCCCGGCCACGCTGACCGTGCCCGACACGCCCGGTGCCTATGAAATCCGCTATGTTTCAGGGCAGACCGGTGCGACAATGGGCAGCCGCCCGCTGGCGGTTGAATAG
- the lspA gene encoding signal peptidase II — protein sequence MQNTLRPLLRILLFAVIAFALDRLAKIWVVDWMDLANLYTIEMFPPYLTYQMGWNEGVNFGFLGFGGDTMRYVLIGLALVLVTGLVIWQRRASGWLLPAATGLVVGGALGNVWDRVIFGAVADFLNVSCCGINNPFTFNTADVLIFVGVVGLIIWGDRDKGRSRGAKPRTHSR from the coding sequence ATGCAAAACACCCTGCGCCCGCTGCTTCGCATTTTGCTCTTTGCCGTCATTGCCTTCGCGCTGGACCGGCTGGCCAAGATCTGGGTGGTCGACTGGATGGACCTTGCCAACCTCTATACGATCGAGATGTTTCCGCCCTATCTGACCTATCAGATGGGCTGGAACGAGGGGGTGAATTTCGGCTTTCTTGGCTTTGGCGGTGACACGATGCGCTATGTGCTGATTGGCCTTGCGCTGGTTCTGGTGACCGGGCTGGTCATATGGCAACGCCGCGCATCGGGCTGGCTGTTGCCTGCCGCCACCGGGCTGGTGGTGGGCGGCGCGCTTGGCAATGTGTGGGACAGGGTGATTTTTGGCGCCGTGGCCGATTTTCTGAATGTCAGCTGCTGCGGCATCAACAACCCGTTCACCTTCAACACCGCCGATGTTTTGATTTTTGTTGGCGTTGTCGGGCTGATCATCTGGGGCGATCGCGACAAGGGCAGGTCACGCGGCGCCAAGCCGCGCACACATTCGCGTTAG
- a CDS encoding VOC family protein yields MSKIAKVSLIVEDYDRAIDWFTRCLGFELVEDIAMGNKRWVVVAPAGGGAQLVLARAVNAQQSAMIGAQGGGRVWLFYEVDDFATAHAHMLAMGVEFEEEPRHEPYGAVAVFKDLYGNRWDLLAKALPLPPKQPTE; encoded by the coding sequence ATGAGCAAGATCGCCAAGGTTTCCCTGATCGTCGAGGATTATGACCGCGCGATCGACTGGTTCACCCGCTGTCTGGGCTTTGAGCTGGTCGAGGATATTGCAATGGGCAACAAGCGCTGGGTTGTGGTTGCACCTGCCGGTGGCGGTGCGCAGCTCGTGCTGGCGCGCGCTGTGAATGCGCAGCAATCTGCGATGATCGGCGCACAGGGCGGCGGGCGGGTCTGGCTGTTTTACGAGGTGGATGATTTTGCCACCGCTCATGCCCATATGCTGGCAATGGGTGTGGAATTTGAGGAAGAGCCGCGGCACGAACCCTATGGCGCGGTCGCCGTGTTCAAAGACCTGTATGGCAACCGCTGGGATTTACTGGCCAAGGCGCTGCCGCTGCCCCCGAAACAACCGACCGAGTAG
- a CDS encoding M16 family metallopeptidase → MIQLRPLVLAGLMALSALPLRASNDIVEVISPGGITAWLVEEPSIPMLAIELNFRGGAVLDPEGQEGVTTLMMGLLEEGAGDLDASAFLQASESIAARFRFSAGQDSVNVSAQMLTENRAESLALLRLALSAPRFDAVAVERVRQQMLSGLARDVTDPDAIAYDAFSRAAFGDHPYARNSDGTVETVAALDLDALRAAQARALVRDRVVVGVVGDITAAELGPLLDDLLGDLPEGGAIDVPQAEIGLSAGVEVIDFPTPQAVALFGQEGLARDDPDYLTAYVANHIFGGRVVTSRLNQALREQRGLTYGVGTALAPYDYGALISGRFSSTSGAMAEAIEVLRAEWARMAEGVTQDELNVAKTYLTGNYALSFDSNGEIARAITGFQIAGLPRDYIETRNDNVMALTLDEVNRVARRLFDPAKLEIIVVGQPTGLESSQ, encoded by the coding sequence ATGATCCAGCTACGCCCCCTTGTCCTTGCCGGTCTGATGGCGCTGTCCGCCCTGCCGCTGCGCGCATCCAACGATATTGTCGAGGTCATTTCGCCCGGTGGCATAACGGCCTGGCTGGTTGAAGAGCCATCCATCCCCATGCTGGCCATCGAGCTGAATTTTCGCGGTGGCGCCGTGCTTGACCCTGAAGGCCAGGAAGGCGTTACAACGCTGATGATGGGCCTGCTGGAAGAAGGTGCCGGCGATCTGGATGCCAGCGCGTTCTTACAGGCCAGCGAAAGCATCGCGGCGCGCTTTCGCTTCAGTGCCGGGCAGGATTCGGTCAATGTCTCGGCACAGATGCTGACCGAGAACCGTGCGGAATCGCTTGCATTGCTGCGCCTGGCGCTGAGCGCGCCGCGCTTTGACGCGGTGGCGGTCGAGCGTGTGCGCCAGCAAATGCTGTCGGGCCTTGCGCGTGATGTGACCGACCCCGACGCCATTGCCTATGACGCCTTCAGCCGGGCCGCTTTTGGCGACCATCCCTATGCGCGCAATTCCGATGGCACGGTTGAAACCGTCGCAGCACTTGACCTGGACGCCTTGCGCGCCGCACAGGCCCGCGCGCTGGTGCGCGACCGTGTGGTGGTTGGTGTGGTGGGTGATATTACCGCCGCCGAACTTGGCCCGCTGCTGGATGACTTGCTCGGCGACCTGCCCGAAGGCGGTGCCATTGATGTGCCGCAGGCCGAAATCGGGCTCAGCGCCGGGGTTGAGGTGATCGACTTTCCAACCCCGCAGGCCGTGGCCCTGTTTGGGCAGGAAGGGCTGGCGCGCGATGATCCCGACTATCTTACCGCCTATGTCGCCAACCATATTTTCGGCGGGCGGGTGGTGACATCGCGGCTGAACCAGGCCTTGCGCGAGCAACGCGGGCTGACCTATGGCGTGGGCACCGCGCTAGCGCCTTATGATTATGGCGCGCTGATCAGCGGGCGGTTTTCGTCAACTTCGGGCGCAATGGCCGAGGCGATCGAGGTGCTGCGCGCCGAATGGGCGCGGATGGCCGAAGGTGTCACACAAGACGAGTTGAACGTGGCCAAGACCTATCTCACCGGCAATTACGCGCTGAGCTTTGACAGCAATGGCGAGATTGCCCGCGCCATTACCGGCTTTCAGATCGCCGGTTTGCCGCGCGATTACATCGAAACCCGCAATGATAATGTGATGGCGCTGACGCTTGACGAGGTGAACCGCGTCGCCCGCCGCCTGTTCGACCCGGCCAAGCTGGAAATTATCGTGGTCGGCCAGCCTACCGGGCTGGAATCGTCGCAATAA
- a CDS encoding M16 family metallopeptidase, with protein MPMRLFPLLGLISAVFPALLHAQTVSSFTLENGLQAVVIEDNRAPVVTHMLWYRVGAADEPPGKSGIAHFFEHLMFKPTATRPDQDFSAVVESNGGDDNAFTAQDYTGYYQRVAADRLGLMMEMEADRMRNLVLSADNLATERAVVLEERALRTESEPGALMGEARSAALFMNHPYGIPVIGWRQEIEALNVDDLRAFYSRYYAPNNAVLVVAGDVTPAEVEALARQYYGPLAPSTDIPPRIRPQEPPQLAARSLVFEDARVANPYLVRIYLAPNRTSDTQKQAAALSLLSDLLGGAGIASELGRSLQLDQEIALSTGAWYAGTSLDPNEFGLFVMPRPGTSLEEAEAAMDAVLARFMAEGVDETQLARVKATRLADEIYGMDDQLNLAQTYGAALATGLTLADVAAWPEVLKSVTAADILDAAALVLNKNASVTAYLTAPATPQTTEATE; from the coding sequence ATGCCCATGCGCCTGTTTCCCCTGCTCGGCCTGATCAGCGCCGTCTTTCCTGCGCTGCTTCACGCGCAAACCGTCAGCAGCTTCACGCTGGAGAACGGGTTGCAGGCGGTGGTGATCGAAGACAACCGCGCGCCCGTTGTCACCCATATGCTGTGGTATCGGGTTGGGGCCGCCGACGAGCCGCCGGGCAAATCCGGCATTGCGCATTTCTTCGAGCATCTGATGTTCAAACCCACCGCGACCCGCCCCGACCAGGATTTTTCGGCCGTGGTGGAAAGCAATGGCGGCGATGACAACGCCTTCACCGCGCAAGACTATACCGGCTATTACCAGCGCGTGGCCGCCGACCGGCTTGGCCTGATGATGGAAATGGAAGCCGACCGGATGCGCAACCTTGTGCTGTCGGCCGATAACCTGGCCACCGAACGCGCCGTGGTGCTGGAAGAACGCGCGTTGCGCACAGAAAGCGAACCGGGTGCGCTGATGGGCGAGGCCCGCAGCGCCGCGCTGTTCATGAACCACCCTTACGGCATTCCGGTCATTGGCTGGCGGCAAGAGATCGAGGCGCTGAATGTCGATGATCTGCGCGCCTTTTACAGCCGCTACTACGCCCCGAACAACGCCGTGCTTGTTGTGGCGGGCGATGTGACCCCCGCCGAGGTCGAGGCGCTCGCCCGGCAATATTACGGCCCGCTGGCCCCAAGCACCGATATTCCGCCGCGCATTCGCCCGCAAGAACCCCCGCAACTTGCCGCGCGCAGCCTTGTGTTCGAGGATGCGCGCGTTGCCAACCCCTATCTGGTGCGCATCTATCTGGCCCCGAACCGCACGAGCGATACGCAAAAGCAGGCCGCGGCGCTGTCGCTGCTGTCTGATCTTCTGGGCGGTGCGGGCATCGCTTCCGAACTTGGGCGCAGTTTGCAGCTCGATCAGGAAATCGCGCTGTCAACGGGTGCATGGTATGCGGGCACGTCGCTTGACCCCAATGAATTTGGCCTGTTTGTCATGCCGCGCCCCGGCACGTCGCTTGAAGAGGCCGAAGCGGCGATGGATGCTGTGCTGGCGCGCTTTATGGCCGAAGGGGTGGATGAAACCCAACTGGCCCGCGTAAAGGCCACGCGGCTTGCCGATGAGATTTACGGCATGGATGACCAGTTGAACCTTGCCCAGACCTATGGCGCAGCCCTGGCCACCGGGCTGACCCTGGCCGATGTTGCCGCCTGGCCCGAGGTTCTGAAAAGCGTCACCGCCGCAGATATTCTGGACGCAGCCGCTTTGGTGCTGAACAAGAACGCCTCGGTCACCGCCTATCTGACCGCCCCAGCCACGCCCCAGACCACAGAGGCCACAGAATGA
- a CDS encoding RluA family pseudouridine synthase, with protein sequence MSAFDYDPPTGPLDVVYMDDWFAILNKPAGLLSVPGKGPQLADCLMSRAIVQFPGARLVHRLDRDTSGLIMVARSHPAQVALSRMFAERAMEKTYIALVAGNPAEDSGHIDLPIIVDWPNRPRQMICHETGRKAQTDWRVLKRGADRALVELRPLTGRSHQLRLHMQQLGHPILGDTLYATPEQIAQSPRLCLHAAELGFTHPARGGFVRYSAAPEFGLP encoded by the coding sequence ATGAGCGCCTTTGATTATGACCCCCCGACCGGCCCGCTGGACGTTGTCTATATGGATGACTGGTTTGCGATATTGAACAAACCCGCCGGATTGCTGAGCGTGCCTGGCAAGGGCCCGCAACTGGCCGATTGCCTGATGAGCCGGGCGATTGTGCAATTCCCCGGCGCACGGCTGGTGCATCGGCTGGACCGCGATACATCGGGGCTGATTATGGTGGCGCGCAGCCACCCCGCGCAGGTCGCGCTCAGCCGGATGTTTGCCGAACGCGCGATGGAAAAAACCTATATCGCGCTGGTGGCGGGCAACCCTGCCGAGGATAGTGGCCATATCGACCTGCCGATCATTGTCGACTGGCCCAACCGCCCGCGCCAGATGATCTGCCATGAAACCGGGCGCAAGGCGCAAACCGACTGGCGCGTGCTGAAGCGCGGTGCCGACCGCGCGCTGGTTGAACTGCGCCCGCTGACCGGCCGCAGCCACCAGCTGCGCCTGCATATGCAGCAGCTTGGCCACCCCATTCTGGGCGATACGCTTTACGCCACGCCCGAACAGATCGCGCAAAGCCCACGCCTGTGCCTTCATGCCGCAGAGCTTGGTTTTACGCATCCGGCCCGGGGTGGTTTTGTCCGCTATTCTGCCGCACCGGAGTTTGGCCTGCCATGA
- the mutL gene encoding DNA mismatch repair endonuclease MutL: MNAPDHNIKRAPIRQLGTTAINRIAAGEVVERPAAAVKELVENALDAGARRISVDIADGGATLIRVTDDGHGIPADELPLALSRHATSKIDGSDLLNIQSFGFRGEALPSLGAVGRLTLTSRAAGAAEAAQIRAEGGELSAVAPAALARGTVVELRDLFYATPARLKFMRSTRAEAQAVHDVLRRLAMAAPEVAFSLRDVSGRDGSGGGAGRLVLRADATQDLAQRLRGILGAEFIDNALEINAPRDGVTLSGYAALPTYSRGAAVAQFFFVNNRPVRDKQLLGALRGAYADMLSRDRHPAAVLFLSLPPERVDVNVHPAKSEVRFREPALVRGLIVSALQHALAGAGHRAASTVAHAALGAFRSEAQSQQPGQQPSQQPGLSYWSQRPLERPQLPPRLQGFAEDAAGWAGGRVEMFDDGNAHDAQPDEAANLPLGVARAQLHENYIVAQTARGMVLVDQHAAHERLVYERLKARRAENAPRSQALLIPVIVELSAADQARILDIADDLAALGLVIEPFGGAAICVRETPAELGTPDCDALIRDIADQLADLGSSTTLAARIDAVLSRIACHGSIRAGRRMSAAEMNALLREMEATPKSGQCNHGRPTYIELNLADIERLFGRT; this comes from the coding sequence ATGAACGCCCCTGACCACAATATAAAGCGCGCACCGATCCGCCAGCTTGGCACAACCGCCATCAACCGCATTGCGGCGGGCGAGGTGGTGGAACGCCCGGCGGCTGCGGTGAAAGAGCTGGTTGAAAACGCGCTGGATGCAGGCGCGCGGCGTATTTCGGTGGATATTGCCGATGGCGGGGCCACGCTGATCCGGGTCACGGATGACGGCCACGGCATCCCCGCCGATGAATTGCCGCTTGCGCTGTCGCGCCATGCCACCTCGAAGATTGACGGGAGCGATCTGCTCAACATCCAGTCCTTCGGCTTTCGCGGCGAAGCGCTGCCCTCGCTTGGTGCCGTGGGTCGGTTAACGCTGACCAGCCGCGCGGCGGGTGCGGCCGAGGCCGCGCAAATCCGTGCCGAGGGGGGTGAGCTTTCTGCCGTTGCCCCGGCGGCTTTGGCGCGCGGCACGGTGGTGGAATTGCGTGACCTGTTCTATGCCACGCCCGCGCGGCTGAAATTCATGCGCTCGACCCGCGCCGAGGCGCAGGCCGTGCATGACGTGCTGCGCCGGCTGGCAATGGCCGCACCCGAGGTGGCCTTCAGCTTGCGCGATGTCTCTGGGCGCGATGGCTCTGGCGGTGGCGCTGGCCGCCTGGTGCTGCGCGCCGATGCCACCCAAGACCTTGCCCAGCGGCTTCGCGGCATTCTGGGGGCCGAGTTCATCGACAATGCGCTGGAAATCAACGCGCCGCGCGACGGGGTTACGCTTTCGGGCTATGCCGCCCTGCCGACCTATTCGCGCGGGGCCGCGGTGGCGCAGTTCTTCTTTGTGAACAACCGCCCGGTGCGCGACAAACAGCTTTTGGGGGCATTGCGCGGTGCCTATGCCGATATGCTGAGCCGCGACCGCCACCCGGCGGCGGTGCTGTTCCTGTCCCTGCCGCCAGAGCGTGTTGATGTGAATGTGCATCCGGCAAAATCCGAAGTGCGATTCCGTGAGCCTGCCTTGGTGCGCGGGCTGATCGTATCGGCCCTGCAACATGCGCTGGCAGGGGCGGGGCACCGGGCCGCCTCGACCGTGGCTCATGCCGCACTTGGCGCGTTTCGCAGCGAGGCACAAAGCCAGCAACCGGGCCAACAACCGAGCCAACAACCGGGCCTGTCCTACTGGTCGCAACGCCCGCTGGAACGGCCACAATTGCCGCCGCGCCTGCAGGGTTTTGCCGAAGATGCGGCGGGCTGGGCTGGCGGGCGCGTGGAGATGTTTGACGATGGCAATGCCCACGATGCGCAACCCGACGAGGCTGCCAACCTGCCGCTTGGCGTAGCGCGCGCGCAGTTGCACGAGAACTACATCGTGGCGCAAACCGCCAGGGGCATGGTACTGGTGGATCAGCACGCCGCGCATGAACGGCTGGTTTACGAACGGCTGAAAGCCCGCCGTGCCGAAAACGCCCCGCGCAGCCAGGCATTGCTTATTCCGGTGATTGTGGAGCTTTCCGCCGCTGATCAGGCGCGCATTCTTGACATTGCCGATGATCTTGCCGCGCTTGGCCTTGTGATCGAACCCTTTGGCGGGGCGGCGATTTGCGTGCGCGAAACCCCCGCCGAGCTTGGCACGCCCGATTGTGACGCGCTTATCCGCGACATTGCCGACCAACTGGCCGATCTTGGCAGCTCGACCACGCTGGCGGCGCGGATAGACGCGGTCTTGTCACGCATCGCCTGTCATGGTTCCATTCGCGCAGGCCGCCGGATGAGTGCGGCTGAAATGAATGCGCTTTTGCGCGAAATGGAGGCGACACCGAAATCCGGCCAGTGTAATCATGGTCGCCCGACCTATATCGAACTCAACCTTGCCGACATCGAGCGGCTGTTTGGACGCACATGA
- a CDS encoding Mrp/NBP35 family ATP-binding protein, with protein MTLNRDDILATLAQIIDPNSGKDIVAADYVRGLTIDGADVRFVLEVPPQFGAKMEPLRAVAERAVAAMDGVGRVSVLLTAHEAKAPPPDLKIGRHPTAQQGAGKARVPGVKHLVAIGSGKGGVGKSTVSSNLAVALAAQGLKVGLLDADVYGPSQPRMMGVNARPKSPDGKTIIPLQAHGVVLMSMGFMIGEAEAVIWRGPMLMGALQQLLGQVEWGALDVLLIDLPPGTGDVQLTLGQRYEVTGAVIVSTPQDVALLDARKAIDMFKKLDVPVLGMIENMSTHICRNCGHEEQIFGHGGARAEAEAQGMDYLGALPLDLDIRLAGDGGTPIAAARPDSAQARGFAAIAAELAKKLR; from the coding sequence ATGACCCTGAACCGCGATGACATTCTGGCCACATTGGCACAAATCATCGACCCGAATAGCGGCAAGGATATCGTCGCCGCCGATTATGTGCGCGGGCTGACGATTGACGGGGCCGATGTGCGCTTCGTGCTGGAGGTGCCGCCGCAATTCGGCGCGAAAATGGAGCCATTGCGCGCCGTGGCCGAACGCGCCGTTGCCGCGATGGACGGGGTGGGCAGGGTTTCGGTGCTGCTCACCGCGCATGAGGCGAAAGCCCCGCCGCCCGATCTGAAAATCGGCCGCCACCCGACCGCGCAGCAGGGTGCTGGCAAGGCGCGTGTGCCGGGTGTGAAACATCTGGTCGCCATCGGCTCGGGCAAGGGCGGGGTCGGCAAATCGACCGTTTCCTCGAATCTTGCCGTCGCTTTGGCGGCGCAGGGGCTGAAGGTGGGCCTGCTCGATGCCGATGTCTATGGGCCAAGCCAGCCGCGCATGATGGGGGTGAATGCGCGCCCGAAATCGCCCGATGGGAAAACCATCATTCCGCTGCAAGCGCATGGCGTTGTGCTGATGTCGATGGGCTTCATGATTGGCGAGGCCGAGGCGGTGATCTGGCGCGGCCCGATGCTGATGGGCGCGCTGCAACAGCTTCTGGGACAGGTGGAATGGGGCGCGCTGGATGTGCTGCTGATCGACCTGCCACCGGGCACGGGCGATGTGCAGCTTACCCTTGGCCAGCGCTACGAGGTGACAGGCGCGGTGATTGTCTCCACCCCGCAGGATGTGGCGCTGCTCGATGCGCGCAAGGCCATTGATATGTTCAAGAAGCTCGACGTGCCGGTGCTGGGGATGATCGAGAATATGTCGACGCATATCTGCCGCAATTGCGGGCATGAGGAGCAGATTTTCGGCCACGGTGGCGCGCGGGCTGAAGCCGAGGCGCAGGGCATGGACTATCTGGGTGCATTGCCGCTGGACCTTGATATCCGGCTGGCGGGCGATGGCGGCACACCCATCGCCGCCGCGCGGCCCGACAGCGCACAGGCGCGGGGCTTCGCGGCGATTGCTGCGGAACTGGCGAAAAAACTGCGCTAG